The following are from one region of the Candidatus Polarisedimenticolaceae bacterium genome:
- a CDS encoding M13 family metallopeptidase, protein MTLRVAASLVLAALAAGSLARAAEDTPFTELPYTPSLDVKSMDKTADPCQDLYQYSCGGWMKNNPLPGDQASWSVYGKLYEDNQRYLWGLLQDAAKPSPGRTPTQQKIGDYFDSCMDTGTIEKAGAAPLADDLKKIADMKSVADLGAVLGSIHARVYTGGMLFGSGVEQDAKESSVQIVALYGGGLGLPDRDYYFKDDDKSKDLRTKYVAHVANMLKLLGDSADAAKTEAATIMRIETALAKVTLTRVEKRDPYKIYHHTTIPELKKMVPSMNWDAYFQGWGTHPGAWINVSEPKVFAEVEARLQAEKLADLKTYLRWGLVSTKADSLSKPFVDEHFAFYRATLRGVKEQQPRWKRCVGWVDRDLGEALGKEFVDRAFPPENKAKAVAMTDQILAAMKTRITNLDWMSDATKKAALEKLAKVRNKVGYPGVWRDYSTLAVKRGDFYGNVSRAITFETNRQAAKVGKPVDKNEWGMTPPTVNAYYNPSMNDINFPAGVLMPPLYDLKIDDAPNYGNTGSTIGHELTHGFDDEGRQYDGDGNLRDWWTKKDAEQFEQRANCVRDQYSQYTVVDDIKITGKLTSGEDIADLGGTILAWMAWKDATKGMKLETVDGLTPEQRFFVGLAQWACENERPENLRLNAATNPHSPGKYRINGVVVNMPEFAEAFQCKNGAAEKKPADKICKVW, encoded by the coding sequence ATGACCCTTCGTGTCGCTGCTTCGCTCGTCCTCGCCGCGCTCGCGGCCGGCTCTCTCGCTCGCGCCGCCGAGGACACGCCGTTCACCGAGCTTCCCTATACGCCCAGCCTCGACGTCAAATCGATGGACAAGACCGCCGACCCGTGCCAGGACCTGTACCAGTACTCCTGCGGTGGGTGGATGAAGAACAACCCGCTGCCGGGCGACCAGGCGAGCTGGAGCGTCTACGGCAAGCTCTACGAGGACAACCAGCGCTACTTGTGGGGCCTCCTCCAGGACGCCGCGAAGCCGAGCCCCGGGCGGACCCCGACGCAGCAGAAGATCGGGGACTATTTCGATTCCTGCATGGACACCGGGACGATCGAGAAGGCGGGAGCCGCGCCCCTCGCCGACGACCTCAAGAAGATCGCAGACATGAAGTCGGTTGCGGACCTCGGCGCCGTGCTCGGCTCGATCCACGCGCGCGTCTACACCGGCGGCATGCTCTTCGGGAGCGGCGTCGAGCAGGACGCGAAGGAATCGAGCGTCCAGATCGTCGCCCTCTACGGGGGCGGCCTCGGGCTCCCCGACCGCGACTACTACTTCAAGGATGACGACAAGTCGAAGGACCTCCGGACGAAGTACGTCGCCCACGTCGCGAACATGCTCAAGCTCTTGGGCGACTCGGCCGACGCCGCGAAGACCGAGGCGGCGACGATCATGCGGATCGAGACGGCGCTCGCGAAGGTCACGTTGACCCGCGTCGAGAAGCGCGACCCTTACAAGATCTATCACCACACGACGATCCCCGAGCTCAAGAAAATGGTCCCCTCGATGAACTGGGACGCGTACTTCCAGGGCTGGGGCACGCACCCCGGCGCATGGATCAACGTGTCCGAGCCGAAGGTGTTCGCCGAGGTCGAGGCGCGCCTCCAGGCGGAGAAGCTCGCCGACCTCAAGACCTACCTCCGCTGGGGGCTCGTGAGCACCAAGGCCGACAGCCTCTCGAAGCCGTTCGTCGACGAGCACTTCGCGTTCTACCGCGCCACGCTTCGAGGCGTGAAGGAGCAGCAGCCGCGGTGGAAGCGGTGCGTGGGGTGGGTCGATCGCGATCTCGGCGAGGCGCTCGGGAAGGAATTCGTCGACCGCGCTTTCCCGCCGGAGAACAAGGCGAAGGCCGTCGCAATGACCGACCAGATCCTCGCCGCGATGAAGACGCGGATCACGAACCTCGATTGGATGAGCGACGCCACGAAGAAGGCCGCGCTCGAGAAGCTCGCGAAGGTTCGCAACAAGGTCGGCTACCCGGGCGTGTGGCGCGACTACAGCACCCTCGCCGTCAAGCGCGGGGACTTCTACGGGAACGTCTCGCGCGCCATCACGTTCGAGACGAACCGCCAGGCCGCGAAGGTCGGCAAGCCGGTCGACAAGAATGAATGGGGCATGACGCCTCCGACGGTCAACGCGTACTACAACCCGTCGATGAACGACATCAACTTCCCGGCGGGCGTGCTCATGCCGCCGCTCTACGACCTCAAGATCGACGACGCTCCGAACTACGGCAACACCGGCAGCACGATCGGCCACGAGCTGACCCACGGGTTCGACGACGAGGGGCGCCAGTACGACGGCGACGGAAACCTGCGCGACTGGTGGACCAAGAAAGACGCCGAGCAGTTCGAGCAGCGCGCGAACTGCGTTCGCGACCAGTACTCGCAGTACACGGTCGTGGACGACATCAAGATCACCGGCAAGCTGACGTCGGGCGAGGACATCGCCGATCTCGGCGGAACGATCCTCGCGTGGATGGCCTGGAAGGACGCCACGAAGGGAATGAAGCTCGAGACCGTCGACGGGCTGACGCCGGAGCAGCGCTTCTTCGTCGGCCTCGCGCAGTGGGCGTGCGAGAACGAGCGGCCTGAGAACCTGCGCCTGAACGCGGCGACGAACCCGCACTCCCCCGGCAAGTACCGGATCAACGGCGTCGTCGTCAACATGCCCGAGTTCGCCGAGGCGTTCCAGTGCAAGAACGGCGCGGCGGAAAAGAAGCCGGCCGACAAGATCTGCAAGGTCTGGTAA
- the aceA gene encoding isocitrate lyase, producing the protein MAQLTPRAERFAGIERPYTPSDVDRLRGSVRIEHTLARLGANRLWELLHGRAYVNALGALSGNQAVQMVRAGLEAIYVSGWQVAADANSSPMTYPDQSLYPVDSVPRLVRRINQALLRADQVEHAEGGTKHCWMAPLVADAEAGFGGPLNAFELMKAMIESGAAGVHFEDQLSSEKKCGHLGGKVLVPASQFVRTLVAARLAADVMDVPTLVIARTDADSARLLTSDIDARDRAFCTGERTPEGFFRIEGGIEMAIERGRAYAPYADLIWCETSTPNLQEARRFAEGIHAKFPGKMLAYNCSPSFNWKRHLDEATIATFQRELGSMGYKFQFVTLAGFHSINHGMFALARGYREEGMAAYSRLQQAEFAAEHEGYTAAKHQREVGTGYFDEVAQVISGGTASTIALKESTESEQF; encoded by the coding sequence ATGGCTCAGCTCACCCCCCGGGCCGAGAGATTCGCCGGCATCGAGCGCCCTTACACACCGTCCGACGTCGACCGCCTCCGCGGCAGCGTCCGGATCGAGCACACACTCGCCCGGCTCGGAGCGAACCGGTTGTGGGAGCTCCTCCATGGGCGCGCCTACGTCAACGCGCTGGGCGCGCTCTCCGGGAACCAGGCGGTCCAGATGGTGCGTGCGGGCCTCGAAGCGATCTACGTCTCGGGGTGGCAGGTCGCGGCGGACGCGAACTCCTCGCCGATGACCTACCCGGACCAGAGCCTCTACCCGGTCGACTCCGTCCCGCGCCTCGTCCGTCGCATCAACCAGGCGCTGCTCCGCGCCGACCAGGTCGAGCACGCGGAGGGCGGGACGAAGCACTGCTGGATGGCGCCGCTCGTCGCGGACGCCGAGGCCGGATTCGGCGGGCCCCTGAACGCCTTCGAGCTGATGAAGGCGATGATCGAGTCGGGAGCGGCCGGCGTGCACTTCGAGGACCAGCTCTCCTCCGAAAAGAAGTGCGGCCACCTCGGCGGCAAGGTCCTCGTCCCCGCGAGCCAGTTCGTCCGCACGCTCGTGGCGGCCCGGCTCGCCGCGGACGTCATGGACGTGCCGACGCTCGTCATCGCCCGCACCGACGCCGACTCCGCGCGCCTTCTGACCTCCGACATCGACGCGCGCGACCGAGCCTTCTGCACCGGCGAGCGCACGCCCGAGGGGTTCTTCCGGATCGAGGGCGGCATCGAGATGGCGATCGAGCGGGGCCGCGCCTACGCGCCCTACGCCGACCTGATCTGGTGCGAGACCTCGACGCCCAACCTCCAGGAGGCCCGGCGTTTCGCGGAGGGGATCCACGCGAAGTTCCCCGGCAAGATGCTCGCGTACAACTGCTCGCCCTCCTTCAACTGGAAGCGCCACCTGGACGAGGCCACGATCGCGACGTTCCAACGCGAGCTGGGATCGATGGGCTACAAGTTCCAGTTCGTCACCCTTGCCGGCTTCCACTCGATCAACCACGGCATGTTCGCGCTCGCACGCGGCTACCGTGAAGAGGGCATGGCGGCCTACTCGCGGCTCCAGCAGGCGGAATTCGCCGCCGAGCACGAGGGCTACACGGCGGCGAAGCACCAGCGCGAGGTCGGCACCGGCTACTTCGACGAGGTTGCCCAGGTGATCTCGGGGGGCACCGCGTCGACGATCGCGCTCAAGGAATCGACCGAGTCCGAGCAATTCTGA